A region from the Triticum urartu cultivar G1812 chromosome 1, Tu2.1, whole genome shotgun sequence genome encodes:
- the LOC125545623 gene encoding keratin, type I cytoskeletal 9-like isoform X1 produces MRGGGLLRALAGRLRAALVGRIRYGGGRAHGGGGGPAARGGHVVRTDVSTGESGRGSYKGGGSYGGRTSEGGQGSYQAGGSYGGRTGEGGQGSYQAGGSYGGRTGEGGQGSYQAGGSYGGRSGGDGAGHGHGGSARGGHGARGSDHEQANGFWGGLRRRLKKTLDERDLLENLEELHYQVERIERIQNLPERIAAIGQKFHDHWVTVSLAFSTMYATVSGKVQDQAVSVKAKMIDQAVSVKAKMIGVKDKLKERLSPQKVRPNDDQPEDEPIAIPLATDFSP; encoded by the exons ATGCGCGGCGGCGGGCTGCTCCGGGCCCTGGCGGGCAGGTTGCGCGCGGCCCTCGTCGGCCGCATCCGCTACGGCGGTGGCCGGGCCCACGGCGGAGGTGGCGGCCCGGCTGCGAGGGGAGGTCACGTGGTGAGGACCGATGTATCCACCGGCGAGAGCGGGCGGGGCTCGTACAAGGGGGGAG GCTCGTACGGCGGGAGGACCAGCGAGGGCGGGCAGGGCTCGTACCAGGCGGGAGGCTCATACGGCGGGAGGACCGGCGAGGGCGGGCAGGGCTCGTACCAGGCGGGAGGCTCATACGGCGGGAGGACCGGCGAGGGCGGGCAGGGCTCGTACCAGGCGGGAGGCTCATACGGCGGGAGGTCCGGCGGAGACGGCGCCGGGCATGGACACGGAGGGAGCGCACGGGGTGGGCACGGCGCGCGCGGATCGGACCATGAGCAGGCCAACGGTTTCTGGGGAGGCCTTCGGCGCCGCCTGAAGAAG ACGCTTGATGAGCGTGACCTGCTGGAGAACCTCGAGGAGCTGCATTACCAAGTGGAG AGAATCGAAAGGATCCAGAACTTACCGGAGAGGATCGCAGCCATTGggcagaagtttcatgatcattggGTTACGGTCAGCCTTGCCTTCAGCACAATGTATGCAACTGTATCAGGAAAGGTCCAGGACCAGGCCGTTTCAGTGAAGGCCAAGATGATTGACCAGGCCGTTTCAGTGAAGGCCAAGATGATAGGAGTGAAGGATAAACTGAAGGAAAGGCTCTCTCCGCAGAAGGTCAGACCGAACGACGATCAGCCGGAAGATGAACCTATTGCCATACCATTGGCAACAGATTTCTCTCCATGA
- the LOC125545623 gene encoding keratin, type I cytoskeletal 10-like isoform X2, whose product MRGGGLLRALAGRLRAALVGRIRYGGGRAHGGGGGPAARGGHVVRTDVSTGESGRGSYKGGGSYGGRTSEGGQGSYQAGGSYGGRTGEGGQGSYQAGGSYGGRSGGDGAGHGHGGSARGGHGARGSDHEQANGFWGGLRRRLKKTLDERDLLENLEELHYQVERIERIQNLPERIAAIGQKFHDHWVTVSLAFSTMYATVSGKVQDQAVSVKAKMIDQAVSVKAKMIGVKDKLKERLSPQKVRPNDDQPEDEPIAIPLATDFSP is encoded by the exons ATGCGCGGCGGCGGGCTGCTCCGGGCCCTGGCGGGCAGGTTGCGCGCGGCCCTCGTCGGCCGCATCCGCTACGGCGGTGGCCGGGCCCACGGCGGAGGTGGCGGCCCGGCTGCGAGGGGAGGTCACGTGGTGAGGACCGATGTATCCACCGGCGAGAGCGGGCGGGGCTCGTACAAGGGGGGAG GCTCGTACGGCGGGAGGACCAGCGAGGGCGGGCAGGGCTCGTACCAGGCGGGAGGCTCATACGGCGGGAGGACCGGCGAGGGCGGGCAGGGCTCGTACCAGGCGGGAG GCTCATACGGCGGGAGGTCCGGCGGAGACGGCGCCGGGCATGGACACGGAGGGAGCGCACGGGGTGGGCACGGCGCGCGCGGATCGGACCATGAGCAGGCCAACGGTTTCTGGGGAGGCCTTCGGCGCCGCCTGAAGAAG ACGCTTGATGAGCGTGACCTGCTGGAGAACCTCGAGGAGCTGCATTACCAAGTGGAG AGAATCGAAAGGATCCAGAACTTACCGGAGAGGATCGCAGCCATTGggcagaagtttcatgatcattggGTTACGGTCAGCCTTGCCTTCAGCACAATGTATGCAACTGTATCAGGAAAGGTCCAGGACCAGGCCGTTTCAGTGAAGGCCAAGATGATTGACCAGGCCGTTTCAGTGAAGGCCAAGATGATAGGAGTGAAGGATAAACTGAAGGAAAGGCTCTCTCCGCAGAAGGTCAGACCGAACGACGATCAGCCGGAAGATGAACCTATTGCCATACCATTGGCAACAGATTTCTCTCCATGA